GCCGATCTTCGCGTCCGGGGTGTCGTCCGGATTGCGCCGGGCCACCCCTCTGCCCTCGACACCGGGGGCGTTGGGGCCGCTCAGGGAGGCCTTGCAGGCCGTCCGCGTCCCGTCCTCCTCGAACGACAAGTCGATGTTCCAGTGCTGCGTCGTCATGACGGGTCACCTTCGCCGTACGGTTCCGTCGGCCCCGTCCACCGCGGGGCACTGCGTGGTCAGGTGCCGGGGTGTGCCCGTTCCACCAGGTCCTTGAACTGGTGGAGGTCCGCCCGGACGGTCCTCTCGATCGCGGACGACTGGGCAAATCCCTTGGGGCCCCCGAAGGCGTCGTGCGCCTCCGCGGGGTCGTACTCCATGCGTAGCTGCATCCTCGTGTGGGTCGCGTCGATCGGGAGGAGCGAGACGGAGCCGCTGAGGTGCGGGGTCTCCGTGGTCCTCCAGGTCATCGTCCGCTGGGGACGGACGTCGTCCGTGGCGGCGTCGAGCCCGAGGGCCCGCCCCGCCGCGGTCTCCACGTCCATGTGGACGCCGGAGGTGCCCTCGCGCCGGGCCTCCCGTACGCCTTCGACGAACTGCGGATAGTTCTCGACCTGGTGCAGGTGGTTCCAGACCACGTCACCGGGCGCCGTGATGTCGATCTGTTCCTCGAGAGTGGGCATGACGGTCTCCCTGCCTCTCCCTCCAGGGTGCGGTCCGCGACGCCGCACCGCAACGGATCCGCCTCGCCCCGGCGGTTCCGGCACACACCACGCGGGCCGGCCGCGAGAGCCGCCCGGCCGGGCCCGGGCCGTGACGGCCAACCGGCCGCTGACGCAGGGGGTCTTCACCACCGCCGGTGCGTCCGGCCCGCCGAAGCACAGCCACCGCGTCGGCCCGCGACCCACCGCCCGATCCCCCGCCCGATCCCCCGCCCGTACGACGGGCCGCCCGAAAACCGTCCGGGGGCCGTTGAACGGGGACGGCGGCCCGTCCGTACTCAAGGGCAACTCCCCCATGGTGGCTGGGTGCGCGACCGGAAGACAGGTTCCGGTCGCGCACCCAGCGCTTCGCCGCTGCCGCCCCTCTTCGCCGCTGCCGCCGCCCCCGCCCCCGCCTCCTACTCCGCGGGTCACCGGTCGCGGGCCGCCCGCCGCCCCCTTCGCCGCGGGTCGCCGGTCGCGGGCCGCCCGTCCGCCGCGGGTGTCATCCGCCGAGCGCGTGCACCACCGTGTAGATGGCGAGCCCGGCGAGCGCACCGACGACCGTGCCGTTGATCCGGATGAACTGCAGGTCGCGCCCGATGTGCGCCTCGATCTTCCGTGAGGTGTGCTCGGCGTCCCAGCCCGCGACCGTGTCGCTGATCAGGGACGTGATCTCCTCGCGGTACGTCGTCACCACGTACACCGCGGCGTTCTCGATCCAGCCCTCCAGCTTGTGCTGGAGCCTGCCGTCCGTCGCCAGCCGCGCGCCGAGGGACATCAGCGAGGCGCGGGCCCGGAGCCGCAGCTCGCTGCGCTCGTCCTCCGCGGCGG
The Streptomyces tirandamycinicus DNA segment above includes these coding regions:
- a CDS encoding DUF1876 domain-containing protein, whose translation is MTTQHWNIDLSFEEDGTRTACKASLSGPNAPGVEGRGVARRNPDDTPDAKIGEELAAARACSELAHELVGRAAADVESHTHRPANIGM
- a CDS encoding SRPBCC family protein, which gives rise to MPTLEEQIDITAPGDVVWNHLHQVENYPQFVEGVREARREGTSGVHMDVETAAGRALGLDAATDDVRPQRTMTWRTTETPHLSGSVSLLPIDATHTRMQLRMEYDPAEAHDAFGGPKGFAQSSAIERTVRADLHQFKDLVERAHPGT